Proteins encoded in a region of the Paenibacillus sp. E222 genome:
- a CDS encoding replication-associated recombination protein A, translating to MDLFSFQQDSVPQARLLADRLRPERLDEYIGQEHIIGPGKLLRRAIEADQISSILLYGPPGCGKTTLAHIISQHTQGQFVRLNAVDASVKDVREVIEQAQTNKQLYGTKTILFLDEVHRFNSSRQDALLPAVEKGTIIFIGATTENPFHYVNGALMSRSTLFQLESLNKEHSLIAMRRALADADKGLGFMDLQADDEALEHIATMANGDIRRALNALELAALTTPPEKDGSIHITLDVAEESIRRPIVKADESTQYDVLSAFHKSIRGSSDAALFWFLYAVEKLGMDPMTFIRRLIAASSEDIGLANPQAMTQAIGALDAYRNNGWPEAKLNIAQAILFAVESPKSNAVYTAISKAMNAIDEVKSAEVPLHLRDTHYSGAVKLGHEGYQYPHNYPGHYVKQEYLPKQLSRRIFYEATEQGNESKIRLNQQRRREL from the coding sequence ATGGATTTATTTTCGTTTCAGCAGGATTCAGTACCTCAAGCAAGACTGCTCGCTGACCGTCTGCGGCCAGAGCGGCTTGATGAATATATTGGGCAAGAGCATATTATTGGACCTGGAAAATTGCTTCGGCGCGCGATTGAAGCGGATCAGATCTCGTCCATCTTGCTTTACGGTCCTCCGGGATGTGGCAAGACGACACTGGCACATATTATTTCCCAGCATACCCAAGGACAGTTCGTTCGTCTGAATGCGGTGGATGCTTCCGTCAAAGATGTACGTGAAGTCATCGAGCAGGCGCAAACGAACAAGCAGTTGTATGGAACAAAAACCATTTTGTTCCTCGATGAAGTACACCGTTTTAATAGTTCACGTCAGGATGCACTGCTGCCCGCAGTAGAGAAGGGCACGATCATTTTTATTGGCGCAACGACAGAGAATCCCTTTCATTATGTGAATGGGGCCTTGATGAGCCGTTCGACGCTGTTTCAGCTGGAGTCTTTGAACAAAGAACATTCTCTGATTGCGATGCGCCGAGCGCTGGCGGATGCGGATAAAGGTTTGGGATTCATGGACCTGCAGGCAGATGATGAGGCATTGGAGCATATTGCAACGATGGCAAATGGCGATATTCGGCGTGCGCTGAACGCCTTGGAACTTGCTGCACTGACTACACCGCCAGAGAAGGATGGTTCGATTCACATTACGCTCGATGTAGCGGAAGAATCTATACGTCGTCCGATTGTGAAGGCAGATGAATCGACACAATATGATGTATTGTCAGCATTTCATAAAAGCATTCGGGGTTCCAGTGATGCGGCATTGTTCTGGTTTTTGTATGCGGTAGAGAAGCTGGGCATGGACCCGATGACGTTTATACGTCGTCTAATTGCAGCGAGCAGTGAAGATATTGGACTTGCGAATCCGCAAGCGATGACCCAGGCCATTGGGGCATTGGATGCTTATCGCAATAATGGCTGGCCTGAAGCCAAGCTGAACATTGCCCAAGCGATCCTGTTTGCTGTTGAAAGTCCGAAGTCCAATGCGGTGTACACTGCGATCTCAAAAGCGATGAATGCCATTGATGAGGTGAAATCGGCCGAGGTCCCTCTTCATCTGCGGGATACCCATTATTCCGGTGCAGTGAAGCTCGGACATGAAGGCTACCAATACCCGCATAATTATCCGGGCCATTATGTGAAACAGGAATATTTACCGAAACAGCTCTCACGCCGCATTTTCTATGAAGCAACGGAACAAGGCAATGAATCCAAGATTCGTCTAAACCAGCAGCGGCGCAGAGAACTGTAA
- a CDS encoding C40 family peptidase produces MTQIGLCLSIAFSRSMMLPTHPVHAASVPGSSVADRVISTGKQFLGVRYQFGAPSGRTDEFDCSSFTQYVFKQNGFDLPRSSRQKSQVGTLVSNDQLQKGDLVFSDTNHDGVINHVVWLRTIYQVRSKLYDAPHKRF; encoded by the coding sequence ATGACCCAGATCGGCTTGTGTCTCTCCATTGCTTTTTCCAGAAGCATGATGCTGCCGACCCATCCGGTTCACGCGGCTTCCGTACCCGGCAGCTCCGTGGCGGATCGGGTCATCTCGACAGGGAAACAATTTTTAGGCGTTCGCTACCAGTTTGGTGCACCTTCCGGAAGAACGGACGAATTCGATTGTTCCTCATTCACGCAGTATGTCTTCAAGCAAAACGGCTTCGATCTGCCCCGCTCATCAAGACAGAAATCGCAGGTAGGTACGCTGGTGTCCAATGATCAGTTGCAGAAGGGAGACTTGGTTTTCTCCGATACGAATCACGACGGCGTCATCAATCATGTCGTATGGCTTCGGACCATTTACCAAGTGAGATCGAAGCTTTACGACGCTCCTCATAAGCGCTTTTAG
- a CDS encoding helix-turn-helix domain-containing protein, whose translation MSYTHLSIIERSKLEILRRQCQISRAIAKELGRHPSTICRELDPATSSKPYHAEQAKSAYEERRKASISLGKWSEAIRHD comes from the coding sequence ATGAGCTACACACATCTTAGCATAATTGAGCGCAGCAAGCTAGAAATCCTCCGTCGACAATGTCAAATTTCAAGAGCCATCGCAAAAGAATTAGGAAGGCATCCTTCGACGATTTGTCGTGAATTGGATCCTGCTACTTCATCGAAACCCTATCATGCAGAGCAGGCTAAAAGCGCTTATGAGGAGCGTCGTAAAGCTTCGATCTCACTTGGTAAATGGTCCGAAGCCATACGACATGATTGA
- the crcB gene encoding fluoride efflux transporter CrcB — protein sequence MKEIFYIGIGGILGTLCRYGIQLWMPAANEGFPWAVLLINAIGSLFLGWFFTIAVPGKITPQLRLAIGTGFTGAFTTFSTFTLDVVRLSEGGMWGKAVIYLVVSILAGLLLCVLGIKVGQRMLGKPTQDGVAP from the coding sequence ATGAAAGAAATTTTCTATATTGGAATCGGCGGAATTTTGGGTACATTATGCCGATATGGGATACAGTTATGGATGCCAGCAGCCAATGAAGGCTTTCCTTGGGCAGTGCTGCTGATCAACGCCATCGGGAGCCTGTTTTTGGGTTGGTTTTTCACCATAGCTGTTCCAGGTAAAATAACGCCTCAACTTCGTCTTGCGATTGGAACGGGGTTTACCGGGGCCTTCACCACCTTCTCCACCTTTACTCTCGATGTGGTCCGTTTATCTGAAGGAGGAATGTGGGGGAAGGCTGTTATATACCTCGTTGTGAGTATACTCGCAGGGTTATTACTGTGTGTATTGGGGATTAAGGTTGGTCAGCGAATGCTGGGTAAACCGACGCAGGACGGTGTTGCACCTTGA
- the crcB gene encoding fluoride efflux transporter CrcB has translation MIIWIGLAGMLGAVLRYSLGRCISGSLGTAFPWGTWVINISGSLLLGLLYGWHQSASIPDAVWVIVGTGFCGAYTTFSTFGYETLGLLGQERYSRAVIYVTSSVLLGVAASFAGVWLAA, from the coding sequence TTGATCATCTGGATTGGTCTTGCAGGAATGCTGGGTGCGGTGCTTCGCTACAGTTTGGGTCGATGCATATCCGGTTCACTCGGAACGGCCTTCCCATGGGGGACATGGGTCATTAATATCAGTGGTTCTCTGTTACTTGGACTGCTCTATGGCTGGCATCAGTCAGCTTCAATCCCGGACGCAGTCTGGGTGATAGTGGGTACTGGATTTTGCGGAGCGTATACCACATTCTCTACGTTTGGATATGAAACCCTTGGTCTGCTTGGGCAGGAACGTTACTCAAGAGCAGTTATATACGTCACCAGTTCGGTACTGCTGGGGGTTGCGGCCTCTTTTGCAGGAGTGTGGCTGGCTGCATAA
- the mnmA gene encoding tRNA 2-thiouridine(34) synthase MnmA, with protein MSKTIENTRVVVGMSGGVDSSVTALLLKEQGYDVIGIFMKNWDDTDEFGHCTAEEDSEDVRRVCEQIGIPYYTVNFEKEYFDKVFSYFLDEYKSGRTPNPDVMCNREIKFGEFLNKALDLGADYVATGHYARLIEEDGTFKLLRGVDSNKDQTYFLNALNQNQLSKAMFPIGHLPKPEVRKIAEAAGLYTAKKKDSTGVCFIGERNFKEFLSNYLPAKGGDMVDIATGEVKGRHDGLMYYTLGQRQGLGIGGSGNGEPWFVADKDLEKNQLLVVQGDAHASLYSTGLTATGVNWIAGAAHMPNVPFRCTAKFRYRQPDQGVTLTWQEDGSVDVQFDQQQKAITPGQAVVFYDGDVCLGGGTIDQVQKVPVPAL; from the coding sequence ATGTCCAAAACAATTGAAAATACACGGGTCGTCGTTGGCATGTCCGGGGGTGTCGATTCTTCCGTCACCGCACTGCTGCTAAAGGAGCAGGGTTACGATGTCATCGGCATTTTCATGAAAAACTGGGATGACACGGACGAGTTCGGCCACTGTACCGCTGAAGAAGATTCAGAGGACGTACGCCGGGTTTGCGAACAGATCGGCATTCCTTACTACACTGTCAACTTCGAGAAAGAATACTTTGATAAAGTATTTTCCTATTTCCTTGATGAATATAAGTCGGGTCGAACTCCGAATCCGGATGTCATGTGTAATCGTGAGATCAAATTCGGCGAATTCCTGAACAAAGCACTGGATCTCGGCGCTGACTATGTGGCTACAGGCCACTATGCTCGCCTCATTGAAGAAGATGGAACGTTCAAACTGCTGCGCGGTGTGGACAGTAACAAAGACCAAACATACTTCCTCAATGCACTGAATCAGAACCAGCTGTCCAAAGCCATGTTCCCGATTGGTCATCTGCCTAAACCGGAAGTGCGCAAGATTGCAGAAGCGGCTGGCCTGTACACCGCGAAGAAAAAAGATAGCACAGGTGTGTGCTTCATCGGCGAGCGCAACTTCAAAGAGTTCCTGAGCAACTATCTCCCTGCCAAAGGCGGAGACATGGTTGATATTGCAACCGGAGAAGTGAAGGGCCGTCATGATGGTCTGATGTACTATACGCTTGGACAGCGTCAGGGTCTCGGCATTGGCGGTTCCGGTAATGGTGAACCCTGGTTCGTGGCAGACAAGGATCTGGAGAAAAATCAACTGCTTGTCGTTCAAGGCGATGCACATGCAAGCCTGTATTCAACCGGTCTGACTGCAACAGGTGTAAACTGGATCGCAGGTGCAGCACACATGCCTAACGTACCATTCCGTTGTACCGCCAAATTCCGCTATCGTCAGCCGGATCAGGGTGTAACCTTGACATGGCAGGAAGATGGCAGCGTGGATGTACAGTTTGACCAACAGCAAAAAGCGATCACGCCTGGTCAAGCCGTTGTGTTTTATGATGGAGATGTGTGTCTCGGCGGGGGCACGATTGATCAGGTTCAAAAAGTGCCTGTACCGGCGCTGTAA
- the cymR gene encoding cysteine metabolism transcriptional regulator CymR, with protein MKISTKGRYGLTIMMELAARTGEGPTSLKSIAERNQLSEHYLEQLIAPLRNAGLVKSIRGAYGGYILAGDPATVTAGDVIRVLEGPISPVDFTEEDDPAKRDLWLRIRDSIAEVLDSTTLKDLITFQDQEQKDSYMFYI; from the coding sequence TTGAAAATATCGACAAAGGGCCGTTATGGGCTCACAATCATGATGGAGCTGGCAGCCAGAACAGGCGAAGGCCCGACATCTTTGAAAAGTATTGCCGAGCGCAACCAGCTCTCGGAGCATTATCTGGAGCAATTGATCGCTCCCCTGCGTAATGCAGGACTGGTCAAAAGTATCCGTGGCGCCTACGGCGGTTACATTCTGGCAGGCGATCCTGCTACCGTAACGGCAGGGGATGTGATTCGTGTACTGGAAGGTCCAATCTCCCCAGTAGATTTCACGGAGGAAGATGATCCGGCGAAGCGCGACTTGTGGTTGCGCATCCGTGATAGCATTGCAGAAGTACTGGATTCAACAACGCTGAAGGATCTGATTACATTCCAGGATCAGGAACAAAAAGACAGCTATATGTTCTATATCTAA
- a CDS encoding cysteine desulfurase family protein: protein MKRIYLDHAASTPMHPQVAEAMMKVMTGQYGNASSIHAFGREAKRTVSGARDVIAASLDCFPDELVFTGGGTESDNLAIFGAVSARKERGRHIITTSVEHHAVLHTCQELERQGYDVTYLPVDEYGRIRLEELKDAIRPDTVLITMMYANNEVGTIQPIREIGELARQHDILFHTDAVQALGTQEISCKELPVDMISFSAHKINGPQGVGALYVRRGIVLEARSHGGLQERQRRAGTENIAGITGFAEALKISGEQAEARREHDLALRSLLLEQLEQHVGSEHFHVNGHPEFTLPNILNISFPEVSTETMLMNLDMEGIAVASGSACTSGSLEVSHVLKAMKLSETFLDSAIRFSWGLGNTTEEIMITAEKIGTILGRLRNRA, encoded by the coding sequence ATGAAAAGAATATATTTGGATCACGCCGCATCGACACCTATGCACCCACAAGTCGCGGAAGCGATGATGAAAGTGATGACAGGGCAATACGGCAATGCATCAAGTATTCATGCCTTTGGGCGTGAAGCCAAACGTACCGTCAGTGGAGCAAGGGATGTCATTGCGGCGTCTTTGGATTGCTTCCCAGATGAACTCGTCTTTACCGGAGGCGGCACGGAAAGTGACAATCTGGCGATATTTGGCGCAGTTTCAGCGAGAAAAGAACGGGGACGGCACATCATTACAACATCTGTTGAACATCATGCGGTACTGCATACTTGTCAGGAACTGGAGCGGCAAGGCTATGACGTGACCTATTTGCCTGTAGATGAATACGGAAGAATACGTCTGGAAGAGCTGAAAGATGCTATCCGGCCAGATACAGTGCTGATCACCATGATGTACGCTAATAATGAAGTTGGCACGATTCAGCCCATCCGCGAAATTGGTGAGTTGGCTCGTCAACATGATATTTTGTTCCATACCGATGCAGTTCAGGCTCTTGGCACTCAGGAAATTTCCTGCAAGGAACTGCCTGTGGATATGATCAGCTTCTCTGCTCATAAAATTAATGGTCCTCAAGGCGTGGGTGCACTCTACGTACGGCGCGGAATTGTGTTGGAAGCGAGATCTCATGGTGGCCTTCAGGAACGGCAAAGACGTGCAGGTACCGAGAATATTGCGGGGATCACTGGCTTTGCGGAGGCGTTGAAAATATCAGGAGAACAGGCGGAGGCGCGCCGTGAACATGACCTGGCATTGCGATCATTACTTCTGGAACAACTGGAGCAGCATGTAGGGTCGGAGCATTTTCACGTCAACGGACATCCGGAATTTACGTTGCCTAATATCTTGAACATCAGCTTTCCGGAAGTATCCACAGAGACGATGCTCATGAATCTGGATATGGAAGGCATCGCAGTTGCGAGTGGTTCGGCCTGTACTTCCGGTTCCCTCGAAGTATCCCATGTGCTCAAAGCGATGAAGCTGTCCGAGACATTTTTGGATTCCGCGATTCGTTTTAGCTGGGGGTTGGGTAATACTACGGAAGAAATCATGATAACCGCCGAAAAAATTGGAACCATTCTGGGGCGACTGCGTAATAGAGCCTAA
- a CDS encoding PRC-barrel domain-containing protein: MKLQEMIGLAVFDVEDGKQVGKIQDFIVNDDWKIEGIELENKGLFTSHVKIVQWQDIVAYGEDAVMIRNQQAVRKTGADDIKHTYLLGQSKLKEMSVLTEEGLLLGRVSDVYFDQELGNTIIGIEITDGFVSDLIEGRKWLPCTSDMSIGESAIMVPPLSEQRLENAIHSVNG, translated from the coding sequence ATGAAGCTTCAGGAAATGATCGGACTTGCCGTTTTTGACGTTGAGGATGGGAAGCAGGTCGGTAAAATCCAGGATTTCATTGTGAATGACGATTGGAAAATTGAAGGCATTGAACTTGAAAACAAAGGCCTGTTTACCAGTCATGTCAAAATCGTGCAGTGGCAAGATATCGTTGCCTACGGCGAAGATGCCGTCATGATCCGTAATCAACAGGCTGTCCGCAAAACGGGAGCCGACGACATAAAACACACGTACCTCCTCGGCCAGTCTAAATTGAAGGAGATGTCCGTGCTCACCGAAGAAGGTTTGCTGCTTGGACGTGTCTCTGATGTTTATTTTGACCAGGAGTTGGGAAATACAATAATAGGGATTGAAATTACGGACGGTTTTGTGTCCGATTTGATTGAGGGCCGCAAATGGCTGCCATGTACAAGCGATATGTCTATTGGGGAAAGTGCCATTATGGTGCCGCCGCTGAGTGAACAGCGCTTGGAAAATGCCATTCATTCTGTTAATGGATAG
- a CDS encoding AI-2E family transporter, with translation MEQLTKNKLFRYAIWLLLGLIILYFIWLLRPLLLHIYGFLKTVLAPFIVALIISYVLNPIVSMLGGRKVPRTIAVLLIYAFFLTCIAVILMNVIPVLIEQLEELNEHMPELSMRAQSLMNNMDHKLMPPSVRTGMNSWFFQMEDRLTQGITKLMDNIGTTINVLFNVFIVPFLIFYMLKDFEVFERTIVAYLPRSRRKAIVSVMKEIDTALGNYIRGQFIVCVIVGIFAYIGYIVIDMPYALLLASIVAVFNIVPYLGPFLGAAPAVVMASTVSFKMVLFVVIVNTLCQVLESNVISPQVVGRTLHLHPLSIIFALLVGGELAGIVGLILAVPVFAVLKVIVQHFFAYYIKRRTD, from the coding sequence GTGGAGCAATTAACCAAAAACAAGCTGTTCCGTTATGCCATCTGGCTGCTACTCGGATTGATTATTCTGTACTTTATCTGGCTGCTGCGGCCATTGCTGCTTCATATATATGGATTTTTGAAAACAGTGCTGGCACCATTTATCGTGGCCCTCATCATATCCTATGTGCTCAATCCGATTGTAAGCATGCTGGGAGGGCGCAAAGTCCCTCGAACCATTGCCGTGCTGTTAATCTATGCTTTTTTCCTCACCTGCATCGCAGTCATCCTGATGAATGTCATTCCGGTGTTGATTGAACAGTTGGAGGAACTCAACGAGCATATGCCTGAGCTGTCGATGCGTGCCCAGAGTCTGATGAACAATATGGATCACAAATTAATGCCGCCAAGTGTGCGCACAGGTATGAACAGCTGGTTTTTCCAGATGGAGGATCGGCTGACCCAAGGCATCACGAAGCTGATGGATAATATCGGGACAACCATTAATGTATTGTTCAACGTGTTTATCGTGCCATTTCTCATTTTCTATATGTTAAAAGATTTTGAGGTATTCGAGCGTACGATTGTGGCGTACCTGCCCCGCTCACGGCGTAAGGCCATTGTTTCGGTGATGAAAGAGATAGATACGGCCTTGGGAAACTATATTCGCGGACAATTTATCGTCTGTGTGATTGTGGGCATCTTTGCGTATATCGGTTACATCGTCATTGATATGCCTTATGCACTGCTGCTCGCCAGCATTGTCGCTGTATTTAACATCGTGCCTTATCTTGGCCCGTTTCTGGGAGCAGCTCCTGCGGTGGTGATGGCTTCTACGGTATCGTTCAAAATGGTGCTCTTCGTTGTCATTGTGAACACACTGTGCCAGGTCCTGGAGAGCAACGTCATCTCCCCTCAGGTGGTAGGGCGGACGCTGCATTTGCATCCGTTGTCGATTATCTTCGCGCTCCTAGTGGGAGGCGAACTGGCGGGCATAGTAGGTCTTATTCTTGCGGTGCCGGTTTTTGCTGTTCTGAAAGTCATTGTGCAGCACTTTTTTGCCTATTACATCAAACGAAGAACGGACTGA
- the alaS gene encoding alanine--tRNA ligase: MKASEIRSKWIEFFASKGHKIEPSASLVPHNDPSLLWINAGMAPLKPYFDGREKPENPRLANSQKCIRTNDIENVGKTRRHHTFFEMLGNFSIGDYFKEETVTWAWEFLTSKEWIGFDPERLSVTVYPEDEEAFKLWNEKVGLPAERIIKLDENFWDIGEGPCGPCTEIFYDRGEAYGNDMSDPEMYPGGENERYLEVWNLVFSQFNHNKDGSYTPLPNKNIDTGAGLERFASILQNVDSNFDTDLFQPMIQRTAALAGVKYNDSVEIDVALKVIADHIRTVAFAVGDGVLPSNEGRGYVIRRLLRRAVRYGKVLGLDRPFLYELTTTVGEVMGMYYPEVVDKQEFIAKVIKTEEERFHETLTDGLAILADISGTAKSEGRTVISGPEAFKLYDTYGFPFDLTEDYAAEHGLTVDREGFDASMQKQRELGRAGRQENESMKVQGGPLADLEVKSEFVGYNDLLTEAKVVAIVAGDALVDSVSEGQTCQVILDKTPFYAESGGQVSDQGLLRGASVTAKVQGLFKAPLGQHVHLVTVESGELRVGDVIKAEVDASKRGDIIKNHTATHLLHKALKDVLGTHVNQAGSLVEPQRLRFDFSHFGSITPEELTEIERQVNEQIWNRLNVNIELKAIDEAKEMGAMALFGEKYGDIVRVVQVGDYSLELCGGCHVNNTSEIGIFKLVSESGIGSGVRRIEAVTGRGAYLYVESQLELLKQSAALLKANVADVPKRIEGLNLQLKEAARETESLQSKLSAMEAGQLTDQVVQAGNTQLLAARVDAPNMDALRTVADELKVKLPNAVLVLGAPADGKVNFVVAVPAEQVKQGLHAGKIVKEVAAVCGGGGGGRPDMAQAGGKDASKLDEALKLAVSLVSGHTA; this comes from the coding sequence ATGAAAGCCAGTGAAATCCGGTCCAAGTGGATAGAGTTTTTTGCAAGTAAAGGTCACAAAATCGAGCCAAGCGCATCGCTTGTACCTCATAATGATCCATCCCTTCTTTGGATCAATGCAGGTATGGCGCCGTTGAAACCGTATTTTGACGGTCGGGAGAAACCGGAGAACCCGCGTCTCGCCAACTCCCAAAAATGTATTCGTACAAATGATATTGAAAATGTCGGTAAAACGCGTCGTCACCATACGTTCTTCGAAATGCTCGGCAACTTCTCTATTGGAGATTACTTCAAGGAAGAGACCGTAACATGGGCGTGGGAATTCTTGACCAGCAAAGAGTGGATCGGATTCGATCCGGAGCGCCTGTCCGTTACGGTATATCCGGAAGATGAGGAAGCATTCAAACTGTGGAACGAAAAAGTGGGACTACCTGCTGAGCGTATCATTAAATTGGATGAAAACTTCTGGGATATCGGCGAAGGCCCGTGTGGGCCTTGTACCGAGATCTTCTATGACCGCGGCGAAGCTTATGGAAACGACATGAGTGATCCTGAAATGTATCCAGGTGGGGAAAACGAACGTTATCTGGAAGTATGGAATCTGGTATTCTCCCAGTTCAACCATAACAAGGACGGTAGCTACACACCGCTTCCTAATAAAAATATTGATACAGGTGCAGGTTTGGAGCGTTTTGCTTCCATTCTGCAAAATGTGGATTCCAACTTCGACACAGACCTGTTTCAACCAATGATTCAGAGAACAGCCGCTCTTGCGGGTGTGAAATATAACGACAGCGTAGAGATTGACGTTGCACTGAAAGTCATTGCCGATCATATCCGTACCGTTGCTTTTGCTGTAGGTGATGGCGTTCTGCCAAGCAATGAAGGACGCGGATATGTCATTCGCCGTTTGCTCCGTCGTGCCGTACGTTACGGAAAAGTACTGGGACTTGACCGTCCATTCCTGTATGAACTGACAACGACTGTTGGTGAAGTGATGGGGATGTACTACCCGGAAGTCGTGGACAAACAGGAGTTTATCGCCAAAGTGATCAAAACCGAGGAAGAACGTTTCCACGAAACACTCACAGATGGTCTGGCTATTCTTGCGGATATCAGCGGCACAGCCAAGTCCGAAGGACGTACGGTTATTAGCGGGCCTGAAGCGTTCAAACTGTATGATACGTACGGTTTCCCGTTTGACCTGACAGAAGATTATGCAGCAGAGCATGGTCTGACGGTAGATCGCGAAGGTTTTGATGCTTCCATGCAGAAGCAGCGTGAGCTAGGACGTGCAGGGCGTCAAGAGAACGAGAGCATGAAAGTTCAAGGTGGACCACTTGCTGATCTGGAGGTTAAAAGCGAGTTTGTTGGTTATAATGACCTGTTGACGGAAGCAAAAGTGGTAGCCATCGTTGCTGGTGACGCATTGGTAGACTCCGTAAGCGAAGGACAGACATGCCAGGTCATCCTTGACAAGACTCCGTTCTATGCAGAAAGTGGCGGACAAGTGAGTGATCAGGGCTTGCTGCGCGGAGCCAGTGTAACGGCGAAAGTGCAGGGCCTGTTCAAAGCTCCGCTGGGACAGCATGTACATCTGGTGACGGTAGAGTCCGGTGAACTGCGTGTAGGTGATGTGATTAAAGCTGAAGTGGATGCATCCAAACGTGGCGATATTATCAAAAACCATACCGCAACCCATTTGCTGCACAAAGCGCTCAAAGATGTGCTCGGAACGCATGTCAATCAGGCAGGATCACTCGTAGAGCCTCAACGTCTGCGCTTTGACTTCTCGCACTTCGGCAGCATTACGCCGGAAGAATTAACGGAGATCGAGCGTCAGGTGAACGAACAGATCTGGAATCGTCTGAACGTAAACATTGAACTGAAAGCTATTGATGAAGCCAAAGAAATGGGCGCAATGGCACTGTTCGGTGAAAAATACGGGGATATCGTACGTGTAGTACAAGTCGGAGACTATAGTTTGGAACTTTGTGGCGGCTGTCACGTAAACAATACATCAGAGATCGGTATCTTCAAGCTGGTGAGCGAGAGCGGAATCGGCTCCGGCGTACGTCGGATCGAAGCTGTGACTGGCCGTGGCGCGTATCTTTATGTGGAAAGCCAGTTGGAACTGCTCAAGCAATCAGCAGCACTGCTCAAAGCAAATGTGGCTGATGTACCTAAACGGATTGAAGGTCTGAACCTGCAACTGAAAGAAGCGGCCAGAGAGACTGAATCCTTACAAAGTAAGCTGAGTGCCATGGAAGCTGGTCAATTGACTGATCAAGTAGTACAAGCAGGAAATACACAATTGCTGGCAGCGCGCGTAGATGCTCCGAACATGGATGCACTGCGTACAGTGGCAGATGAGTTGAAAGTAAAATTGCCTAACGCGGTACTCGTATTGGGTGCTCCAGCGGACGGCAAAGTGAATTTCGTTGTAGCTGTACCTGCTGAACAAGTAAAACAAGGGCTGCATGCAGGTAAAATCGTCAAGGAAGTTGCGGCAGTATGCGGCGGCGGAGGTGGCGGACGTCCTGATATGGCGCAAGCCGGAGGCAAGGACGCAAGCAAGCTGGATGAAGCGTTGAAACTGGCGGTTTCATTGGTTAGCGGGCATACTGCATAA
- a CDS encoding IreB family regulatory phosphoprotein, whose protein sequence is MDSMDKTVKFNVKADEQEASSKEILLTVYDALVDKEYNPINQIVGYLISGDPAYIPRHNNARSLVRKKERDELIEELVRSYLANHR, encoded by the coding sequence ATGGACTCCATGGATAAGACGGTTAAATTTAATGTGAAAGCCGACGAGCAGGAAGCATCCTCCAAAGAGATTCTTCTCACGGTATATGATGCACTGGTGGATAAGGAGTATAATCCTATTAACCAGATTGTCGGGTATCTGATTTCTGGAGACCCCGCATACATCCCTCGTCACAACAATGCACGCAGTCTGGTCCGTAAAAAAGAGCGCGATGAGCTGATTGAAGAGCTTGTTCGTTCTTATCTGGCCAATCACCGGTAA
- the ruvX gene encoding Holliday junction resolvase RuvX — protein MKILGLDYGDRRIGVAASDAFGWTAQGLEVLERRRDEGEFARIAELVREHEIGEIVVGLPKNMNGTVGPRGEICIAFAERLRGELNLPVHLWDERLTTMAAERTLLEADVSRKKRKQVVDKMAASLILQNYLDANSKR, from the coding sequence ATGAAAATATTAGGTTTGGATTATGGGGACCGAAGAATCGGAGTTGCCGCTAGTGACGCCTTCGGTTGGACTGCCCAGGGATTGGAAGTACTTGAACGCCGCCGGGATGAAGGTGAGTTCGCTCGGATTGCGGAGCTTGTGCGTGAGCATGAGATCGGCGAGATTGTTGTCGGACTTCCCAAAAACATGAACGGCACCGTAGGGCCGCGTGGTGAAATATGCATCGCTTTTGCCGAACGCCTGCGGGGCGAACTGAATTTACCTGTTCACCTTTGGGATGAACGACTGACAACCATGGCAGCAGAACGAACGTTGCTTGAAGCGGATGTCAGTCGCAAAAAACGCAAGCAGGTTGTGGACAAAATGGCCGCAAGCTTGATTTTGCAAAATTATTTGGATGCCAATAGTAAAAGGTGA